The following DNA comes from Flammeovirgaceae bacterium.
TTGAAGGAAATCAGAAAAAGGACACTGGAGGTGGGCGCACTGTTGTTGGTGGACGCCACCCAGTCCGTGGGGGCGCTCCCGTTCAACCTCCCCGGCATTCAGCCGGACGCGCTGGTATGTGCGGGCTATAAATGGATGATGGGGCCCTATTCGATAGGCCTTGCTTATTATGGCCCCTATTTCGACAAGGGAAAGCCCATTGAAGAAAATTGGATCAACCGGTTGAACAGTGAAGACTTTGCGGGGCTCGTCAATTACGAAACCGCCTACCAACCGGGCGCCCTGCGCTATGAGGTGGGCGAGCACAGCAATTTCATCCTTGCGCCCATGATGCTGGAGGCCTTGCGGCAGGTAAATGAGTGGAAGCCCCGGAACATCCAGGCCTACTGTGCCCACATTTCCAGAAAACCGGTACAATGGCTCAGGGAAAATGGCTTTTGGATAGAAGATGACAAACACCGGTCCAGCCACCTGTTTGGCGTCCGCCTGCCGGGGCACAAAGACATAAAAAAAACCAAAGCCAGGCTGAAGGAAAAAAATATTTCCGTATCCTATCGTGGCGATGCGATTAGGGTTTCCCCACACCTTTACAACAGGGAAAAGGAGCTTATGGATTTTGCCAAGGTCCTGATCGGGTGACCTATGGGGGAAAAACCTTCCGGATACCTGATTGGGGGCATACTGATAACCATTTTGGGGTCTATCTGTTTTTCCGCCAAGGCCATCTTTGTGAAGCTGGCCTACTTCGAAACGTCCGTTGATGCCATTTCCCTCCTTGCCCTTCGCATGGTTTTTTCCATTCCCTTCTTCATGGGTTCTGCGCTTGTCTCTTCGTCAAAAAAAGGGAATGTAAAGTTTACCCGGAAACAATGGGCCTACATTGCCGTTATCGGGTGCCTGGGCTACTACGTGAGCAGCCTATTGGATTTCCTCGGCCTCCAATACATTTCTGCCGGCATGGAACGGCTGATCCTGTTTATGTACCCCACGATTGTGGTGGTGATGTCCGCGTTACTCTCGAAAGAAAAAATCAAAACCAGGCAATGGGTGGCGTTGCTGCTGACCTACGCTGGCTTGGTGGTGGCCTTTACAGGCGAGGTTTCCCTCGGCTTGTCAAACGATTCCGATTTTTACCTGGGGTGTTTTTTGGTGTTTGCCTGTGCGGTAACCTTTGCCACTTACATCGTAGGAAGCGGCAAGCTCATCCCCATCGTGGGGCCCGTTAAATTCAACAGTTATGCCATGAGCTTTGCCGGCATTGGCGTGCTGGCCCATTTTTTTGCCACTAGCGAGGTGTCGTTGTTCAGCTTCGAGGGCAAGGTATACCTCTTTGCCTTTCTTATGGCCATTATCTCCACCGTTGTCCCTTCCTACCTTCGCTCCGAGGGCATTAAAAGGGTGGGGCCGGAGACGGCCTCCATTGTCACCAGCATTGGCCCGGCC
Coding sequences within:
- a CDS encoding aminotransferase class V-fold PLP-dependent enzyme, whose amino-acid sequence is MLSLQRSKFSLPAGTTYLNCAYMSPMLKRVEKAGVAGIKGKRNPLGISPKEFFATGEMIRQQFAKLVGCKDPKRIAIVPSVSYGMANAAHNIKLSPREKVLVMGEQFPSNYYPWQRLCLDHGARLETVAPPPTNTGRGKIWNERVLDAIDKDTRVVAMGNVHWADGTLFNLKEIRKRTLEVGALLLVDATQSVGALPFNLPGIQPDALVCAGYKWMMGPYSIGLAYYGPYFDKGKPIEENWINRLNSEDFAGLVNYETAYQPGALRYEVGEHSNFILAPMMLEALRQVNEWKPRNIQAYCAHISRKPVQWLRENGFWIEDDKHRSSHLFGVRLPGHKDIKKTKARLKEKNISVSYRGDAIRVSPHLYNREKELMDFAKVLIG
- a CDS encoding DMT family transporter, yielding MGEKPSGYLIGGILITILGSICFSAKAIFVKLAYFETSVDAISLLALRMVFSIPFFMGSALVSSSKKGNVKFTRKQWAYIAVIGCLGYYVSSLLDFLGLQYISAGMERLILFMYPTIVVVMSALLSKEKIKTRQWVALLLTYAGLVVAFTGEVSLGLSNDSDFYLGCFLVFACAVTFATYIVGSGKLIPIVGPVKFNSYAMSFAGIGVLAHFFATSEVSLFSFEGKVYLFAFLMAIISTVVPSYLRSEGIKRVGPETASIVTSIGPASTIIQANIFLGEPIFALQIAGTALILSGVMLISWKAKRNLS